Proteins from a genomic interval of Paenibacillus sp. RC334:
- a CDS encoding ABC-F family ATP-binding cassette domain-containing protein: protein MLLQVTGITKSYGIEPVLDGINLQILERERIGLVGVNGAGKSTLLKIIAGELSYDGGQIFKAKETSIGYLAQNSGLNSDRSIWAEMMLVFTPLIEAERELRQLEQEIADPANAQNEKRYADLLERYARRSDWFKDHGGYEMETRIRSVLHGMGFGSFAPETPVSTLSGGQKTRLALARILLLAPDVLMLDEPTNYLDIQTLTWLEDYLRGYSGSLLVVSHDRYFLDRLVTTIIEIERHRSTRYTGNYSRYMELKAAEYETNLKHYEKQQGEIARLEAFVQRNIVRASTTKRAQSRRKQLDKMDRMDRPMGDLKKAHFSFETAYMSGKEVLEVRDLSVAYEGKKPLFQHASFDLKRGDTVALIGPNGIGKSTLLKCLTGTLKPAAGSIHWGTKIKIGLYDQEQTNLNPANTVLEELWSEYPHMEEARIRTVLGNFLFSGDDVLKKVATLSGGEKARVSLAKLMLREANVLILDEPTNHLDLFSREVLEAALIDYDGTLLFISHDRYFLNKMAERVIELHPGGIEHFLGNYDDYVDKKQELAEIAQEALEASQATGSKASSVSATVETTPKTGAAAYAADKQAKSEERSRQRKLETLENQIKELEEQITGLEEQMTLPEVYQDYTALQDIQAQLDARKQELTATYASWEELLEE, encoded by the coding sequence GACAAATTTTCAAGGCGAAGGAGACCAGCATTGGTTATTTGGCACAAAACAGCGGCTTGAACTCCGACCGATCCATCTGGGCAGAAATGATGCTCGTATTCACTCCACTGATCGAAGCCGAGCGGGAACTGCGGCAGCTGGAGCAGGAAATCGCCGACCCCGCCAATGCGCAGAACGAGAAGCGCTATGCAGATCTGCTGGAAAGATATGCGAGAAGGTCGGACTGGTTCAAGGATCACGGCGGCTATGAAATGGAGACCCGTATTCGCAGCGTGCTTCATGGTATGGGCTTTGGCTCGTTTGCACCGGAAACGCCTGTATCCACACTGAGCGGTGGACAGAAAACACGTCTCGCGCTGGCCCGCATCCTGCTGCTCGCCCCTGATGTACTCATGCTGGATGAGCCGACCAACTATCTGGACATTCAAACGCTGACCTGGCTGGAAGATTATTTGCGCGGCTATTCTGGCTCGTTGCTGGTCGTATCCCATGATCGTTATTTTCTCGACAGACTGGTGACCACCATTATTGAAATCGAGCGTCATCGTTCGACCCGGTATACAGGTAACTACAGTCGATATATGGAGCTGAAAGCTGCCGAGTACGAAACCAATCTCAAGCACTATGAGAAGCAGCAAGGGGAAATTGCCCGTCTGGAGGCATTCGTACAACGCAATATCGTGCGGGCTTCCACGACCAAACGCGCCCAGAGCCGCCGCAAGCAGCTGGATAAAATGGATCGAATGGATCGGCCGATGGGGGATCTGAAAAAAGCCCATTTTTCCTTTGAAACAGCTTATATGTCAGGGAAGGAAGTGCTGGAGGTACGCGACCTCTCCGTAGCCTACGAAGGTAAGAAACCGTTATTTCAGCATGCATCCTTCGACTTAAAACGCGGCGATACCGTTGCGCTGATTGGTCCGAACGGAATTGGAAAATCGACGTTGCTCAAATGCCTGACCGGAACGTTAAAGCCTGCTGCCGGGTCGATTCACTGGGGCACAAAAATCAAAATCGGCCTGTATGATCAGGAGCAAACGAACCTGAACCCGGCCAATACGGTGCTGGAGGAGCTATGGAGCGAGTACCCCCATATGGAGGAGGCACGAATTCGCACAGTGCTGGGTAACTTCCTGTTCAGTGGTGACGATGTACTGAAAAAGGTAGCTACTTTAAGCGGCGGTGAAAAGGCTCGCGTCTCTCTCGCCAAGCTGATGCTGCGCGAAGCCAATGTGCTGATTCTCGATGAGCCTACCAACCATCTCGACCTGTTCAGTAGAGAAGTGCTGGAGGCTGCCCTAATCGACTATGACGGCACGCTGCTGTTCATCTCCCATGACCGTTATTTCCTTAACAAAATGGCGGAACGTGTCATTGAGCTTCATCCTGGAGGAATAGAACATTTCCTGGGGAATTATGATGACTATGTAGACAAAAAGCAGGAGCTGGCGGAAATTGCGCAAGAAGCTCTGGAGGCCAGTCAGGCAACAGGCAGCAAAGCATCGTCTGTATCCGCAACGGTCGAGACAACACCCAAAACAGGTGCAGCAGCCTATGCCGCAGACAAACAAGCCAAGAGCGAGGAACGCAGTCGTCAGCGCAAGCTGGAGACACTGGAAAATCAAATCAAAGAGCTGGAAGAACAAATTACCGGGCTGGAGGAGCAAATGACTCTGCCAGAGGTTTATCAGGATTACACGGCGCTTCAGGATATTCAGGCACAACTTGACGCACGCAAGCAGGAATTGACAGCAACCTACGCATCATGGGAGGAACTGTTAGAGGAGTAA